GATGCGCTTGCCCCGCAGGATCAGCTTGAGGGTGACCTTGTCGCGCGCCGAGTAGATGCGCTCCAGGCCACGGCGCTCGGGGCTGAGCAGGCCCTGTTCCTCGTAGAAGCGGATGGCGCGGGTGGTGATGTCCAGCTCGCGGGACAGGTCGGAGATGCTGTAGGTCTGGCTGCTCATGCTTGGGCTCGGGGGAGGGAATGCAAGTAACCTAATGCCAGGTTGACGTATACGTCAAGCGGACCTCCATGGGAGTTTGGGCCCCTGTGGGAGCGGCCTTGTGTCGCGAAAGGGGCGCGTAGCGGCCCCAAACCAACAGTAGCGCTGCAAAAAGCTGGGGCCGCTTTGCAGCCCTTTCGCGCCGCTCCTACAGGGATCGCGCAAGGCTAGTGGGGCTTGTTTCAGGTATTGACCGACCTGCGGTATTCCTTGGGCGTCCGGCCATCGAGCCGCTTGAAGAACCGCGCAAAGTAGGTCGGATCGCTGAACCCCAGGCTGTCGGACAACTGGCTGATGCTCATGCGGGTATACGCCAGATTACGCCGTGCCTCGAGCAGCAGGCGCTGGTGGATCACCTGCAACGCCGATTGCCCGGCCAACGCTCGGCACAGCTGGTTCAACTGCAGGCTGGTGATGCCCAGCCGGCTGGCGAAGTCGTCCACGGCAAGGTGCTCGCGGTAATGCGCCTCGACCAGGCGCAGGTAACGCCCCAGCAACTGCTGGTCCCGTTCGTCCTGGTTACGCGCGGGCAAGGCCTGCTGCTGGCGGTGGATCCAGACCATCAGCGCGGTGACCAGCGCCTGCAGCAGGGGGCCTCGTGCCGGCGCGCTGCCTTGATACTCCTGCTGCAGCGTGTCGATCAGCCCGTGCAGGCGCAGACGATCCTGGCCCAGCGGGTAACAGCGGGCAGCGGTCAGTACGCTCAAGGGAGCGCCGAGGCGCTGTTCCAGATCGACCACCAGGGCCGTGCCGAAGGTCAGTACGTGCCCCTGGATATCGGCGCTGAAGCGAAAACCATGCACGGTGAGCGGCGGCACCACCTGGATCGCCGCCTCGCGAATCACCCGGCGCTCGCCCTCGATCTCCACCTGGGCCTCGCCCCGCTGCACATAGAGAAGCTGGAACAGCTCGGCATGCCGATGCGGTTTGATTTCCCAATGGTGCAGGCGGCTGCGCGCCGGGATCGACTCGCAGTGCAGCAGGTCGGTGTCCGGCCAGGCGTGATGTTCGCCGTACAGCTGGAACAGCGGGATGCCGGGGAGCGGGATGTGCATGAAGGATTGTCCGTTAATCGAACGAATTTTTGAAAAGTGCAGTTTTTGACACAGATATCACACGTTTCGCCCAAGGTTCGCCAGTAAAAATACAGGTGCAAACCCTAACAGCAGATGTGCGGCCACTGCCAGTACCGGCCGGCATCGTCATCGCGAGACAACAACAATGAAGACTCAGGTTGCAATCATCGGCGCCGGCCCCTCCGGCCTGCTGCTGGGCCAGCTGCTGCAGCGTGCGGGCATCGACACGCTGATCGTCGAGCGCCAGACCCCCGACTATGTGTTGGGACGCATCCGCGCCGGCGTGCTCGAGCAAGGCACGGTCGACCTGCTGCGCGAGGCCGGGGTGGCCGAGCGCATGGACCGTGAAGGGCTGGTACACGAAGGCGTTGAACTGTTGGTCAATGGCCGTCGCCAGCGCCTCGACCTGAAGGCGCTGACCGGCGGCAAGACGGTGATGGTGTACGGTCAGACCGAGGTCACCCGGGACCTGATGCAGGCACGCCAGGCCAGCGGGGCGCCGATCATCTATTCAGCGGACAATGTCCGCCCCCACGCCATCGACGGCGAGCGGCCCTACCTCACCTTCGACAAGGACGGTTGTCAGCACCGGGTCGATTGCGACTATATCGCCGGCTGCGACGGCTTCCACGGAGTGGCGCGCCAGAGCATTCCGGCCGACGTGCTGAAGATGTACGAGCGGGTCTATCCGTTTGGCTGGCTGGGGTTGCTGGCCGACACCCCACCGGTCAACCACGAGCTGATCTATGCCCACCACGAACGCGGCTTCGTCTTGTGCAGCCAGCGCTCGCAGACCCGCAGCCGCTATTACCTGCAAGTGCCTTTGCAGGAGCGGGTGGAGGACTGGCCAGACGCGCGCTTCTGGGATGAGCTCAAGGCGCGCCTGCCGGCGGAGGTGGCCGCGCAACTGGTCACGGGGCCGGCGCTGGAGAAGAGCATCGCGCCGCTGCGCAGCCATGTGCTCGAGCCCATGCAGCATGGCCGGTTGTTTCTGGTGGGCGACGCCGCCCATATCGTCCCGCCCACCGGCGCCAAGGGGCTGAACCTGGCGGCGTCGGACGTAAACTACCTGTATCGGATCCTGGTCAAGGTGTACCGCGAGGGCCGCACCGACCTGCTGGCGCAGTACTCGCCGCTGGCCTTGCGGCGGGTGTGGAAGGGCGAGCGTTTCAGCTGGTTCATGACTCGGCTGCTGCATGATTTCGGCGCGCATCAGGACGACTGGGACCGCAAGATGCAGGAGGCCGACCGCGAGTACTACCTTGGTTCGCCGGCCGGCCTTGCCAATATTGCCGAGAACTACGTTGGGCTGCCGTTCGAGGCTGTGGAATAGAACAGTGGGGGACCGCTTTGCGGTCCAATCGCCGGCAACGACGCCAGGTTCTACTGCTCCAAGAGCGTCACCATCTCCCGGTATCCGCGCTGGCGGGCGTGCTCCAGCGCGGTCACACCCTCCTTGTCGGTGATCCGCGGATCTGCTCCGGCCGCCAGCAACCGGCGCACGATCTCCACATACCGAGGGCCGCCATCGCCAAGGATCACCGCCTCAAGCAGCGCGGTCCAGTGCAGGCGGTTGAGGTGGTCGACGTCGACGCCGGCCTCGATCAGCAGTTGCACGGTCTCGACGTGACCGCGCTCGGCCGCCGGGATCAGTGCGGTGCCGCCGTAGCGGTTGGTGCTCTTGAGGTCGGCGCCATGGGCCAGGGTCAGGCGCAGGATGTCGTTGAGCCCGCGCGCGCCGGCATACAGGTAGGGGCTGTCGTTGATGTTGTCCTTGGCGTTGACGTCGGCACCGGCCTCGATCAGCACCTTGGCCACCTCCACCTGGTTGGCATGGGTGGCCACCAGCAGCGCAGTCTGGCCCTGGTCGTTGCGGGTATCAGGCAGGGCGCCACGGTCGAGCAACTGGCGCACGGCAGGGGCGTCACCGTGGCGGGCGGCATCGAGCAAGGGGGGATTCATGGCTGAGGTCTCGGCATGGGTGGCAAGGCTCAGGCTCAACAGCAAGGCGGCGAACGGCAGGCGCATGGTCATCGGTATCCTGATGCGACGAAGCTTGAATGTAGGGCCCTTGTGGTTGTAGGAGAAGTGAATTATCCGGATGGGATCCAGTGTATTTGCGCATGTTGCCGGCACTGGGCGCCCATGGTAGAAGTCAGCCTTGTCATTCAGAAGTCGAATACAGAGATGTCTTCCAGCGTAAAACCGAATAGGGCCTTGTTCGACCTCGACCTGCTGCGCGCCATCGTCGTGGTGGCCGATTGCGGCAGTTTCACCACCGCCGCCGCCCGCCTGCATTCCACCCAGTCGACCATCAGCCAGAAGGTCCGCCGCCTGGAGGACATGGTCGGCCATCGCCTGCTGGTGCGTGGCAACCGCGATGTGTTGCCCACCGATGCCGGGCAGACCTTGCTCGGTTACGCCCGGCACATGCTGGCCCTCAATGACCAGATGCTTGAAGCCCTGGCCGGGGCGATGGTCGGGGTCACCGTGCGCCTGGGCGTGCCGGAGGATTTCGTCGGCGGGCGCACCACCAACGCATTGTCCGCGTTCAGCCGACGCCACCCGCAGGTCAAGCTGGAGGTCACCAGCGGCCTGTGCCGCGATCTCAGCCAGGCCTACGACAACGGTGAACTCGACCTGGTGCTGCTCAAGCAGCGGCGCAACAGCCGCGAGGGCGTGGCCTGCTGGCCAGAGCGTTTGCAGTGGATCGACAGCGCGCGCACGCCGTCCTTCGAGCTCGATCCGATTCCGTTGGTGACCTTTCCGCCACGCGGGCTGTACCGCGACGACATGATCAGCGCGATCGAAGGCATGGGCCGGCGCTGGCGCATCAGCTTTACCAGTTCCAGCCTCAGCGGGATCCAGGCGGCGGTGGCCGACGGCATGGGCATCAGCCTGCTGCCCCCGCGGGCGGCGCTCGACGAGCATCGGGTGCTGGGCGCCGGGCAGGGGCTGCCGGAGGTGGACAGCTACGAAATCGTGATCGTGCACCGGCCAACGGCGGACGCGATGGTCAAGGCGCTGGCCGAGGTGCTGACCGAATTGCTGGCGGTGCAGGCGATCTGACACCACCAGCGAAACGATCAGTCCCCGCAGCAGTGTGACTTGCCTTGGGCCCCGTCATAGCGATCATGATGGCGCACCCAATCCATCGTCCCTTCCTCGTTGCGCCCCAGGGGGGCCACGTCGAGGAAGTTGTAGGCATTGACCAGGATGTCCAGCCCCCGGGCATAGGTGGAGTAGGTGTGGTACAGGCTGCCGTCGGCGTCCCGGTAGAACGCGCTCAATCCGGGCAACTCCGCCTCGTCGCCGCTGTAGGGCTCGTAGTTGTACTGGGCGCTGCCATCGGTGGCGACAGTGACCCCGAAGTCCTGGTTGAAGGTGCTGCCGTGCGAGGAATACCACGGGAACTGCCAGCCCATGCGCTGGCGGAACGCCTGGAATTCGCCATAGGGTGCCCGTGACACCGCCACCAGCGACACGTCATGGTGGGCCAGGTGCAGGTTGGCGCCGTCGAAATGATCGGCGAGGAAGGAGCAGCCCGGGCAGCCTTCGCTCCAGCCCCCGGCGAACATGAAGTGATAGACCAGCAGTTGGCTGCGCCCGGCGAACAGCTCGGCCAGACTCAGCTCACCGTGTGGGCCCTGGAAACGATAGTCCTGCTCCACCTGCACCCAGGGCAAGGCGCGGCGGGCAGCGGCAAGTTCATCGCGTTGATGGGTAAAGGCTTTCTCGTGCAACCAGAGTTGCCGGCGGGCGGCGAGCCATTGGCTGCGCGTGACCACGGCATGCTTGGGGGTGGAATGGCTCATGGGCGTGACTCCACGCTGGGGGTTCACCGAGTGGTCGAATGGCAGCGCGGACATTCGACGCTGGATTTTCCGTTGCCGACCAATGGTTGCTCCGCCCCCTCGATGCAGTCTCCCTGATGAACCTTTCATGACAAAACGTCGGTAGCAAAGCGCCACCCCCGTCAAAGCCATGGATACCGGCAAGGCATCTGGCCATCAGGCCGGTCGAGCCTTGGGGAACGGCCTGGGAGCGGGGCGATGGGGACTATGGAACGCTACACGAAAGTGGGAATGCAGGAGCTCGACCAGCGCCTGGCGAAGATCGTCGAGGCGGCGCGCAAGCAGCCGGTCTCGGTCTATCGCTACGGCGCGCCGTGGGTATGGATCGTCTCCCAGGAAGACTGGCAGGGCGCCCTGCGCGAGGTGGCCAGCTGCGTGCCGCCCGGGCATTCGCTGGCGCTGCTCAAGCCGCGTATCGAAGCCTTGCTGGATGAGCACCAGGCCGCGCTGGCGCTGCTGGCCGAGCAGCAGGGCATGATCATCGCCCCGCACACACTGATGCACGTGCTGCTGCTGCAGTTGCTGTATTCGGTGCCCAGCGAGAAGCAGCTCTACGAGCAGCTCAACTACAACCTGCTGTTCCGCTGGTTCGCCGGCCTGGAACTGAAATCGCGGGTGTGGAACTTCAGCCTGTTCAGTCATGACCTCGGCGTGCTGCTGGGCAGCGCCATGGCCGTGTCGCTGCTGCAGCGCATGGTCGACGAGGTGCTCGGCGCGAGCCTGCAGGCCATGCCCGAGTTCAGCCTCAACCTGGCCTTGCTGCACAGCTGGCTGGCACGTCACCAAGGTCAGGCCGCGCCTGACGCAAACCACTAGAAACCCAACGAATTCCTGGCGCTCAAGGGGGCGGTGTGGAGCATTTTTTCTTCAAGCGATGCGCCATGGGCGCAGGGCTGCTGTCGTGCCTGCTGGCGGGCAACGTGTCCGCGGACGAGGCGCAGCGCCGGGTCGAGATCAATGAATACGTGGTGCGCGGCAATACGGTGCTCGACGCCCAGGCCATCGAGGAGGCGGTCTATCCCTACCTGGGGCCGGACAAGTCCCTGGCCGACCTCGAAGGCGCCCGCGAGGCCCTGCAGAAAAGCTACCAGGCCCGTGGCTACCAGTCGGTGTTCGTCGAGCTGCCCGAGCAGAAGGTCGAGGGCGGCGTGGTCTACCTGCAGGTGAGCGAAACCAAGGTCGGGCGAGTGCGGGTGGTGGGCGCCAAGCATTACTCGCCGCTGGAGATTCGTGAACAGGTTCCGGCGCTGGAGGAGGGCAAGGTGCCCGACTTCGCCCAGGTGCAGGACGAACTGGCCACGCTCAACCGCACCCCGGGCCGGCAGGTCATGCCGTTGGTGCGCGAAGGCCAGCGGCCGGGCACCATGGATGTCGACCTGCAGGTCGAGGACAAGCAGCCCTGGCACCTGAGCCTGGGCCTGAACAACGATCACAGCGCCGACACCGAGAAGCTGCGCAGCGTCATCAGCCTGGGCTACAACAACCTCTGGCAGGCCGGCCACAGCGTCTCGCTGACCTGGTTCACCGCGCCCCAGGACCGTGACAATGCCGAAGTCTGGTCCGGCTCCTACGCCGCACCCCTGAACGAGCGCTGGACCGTGCAGTTCTCCGGCTACCACTCCGACAGCAACGTCGCCACGGTGGGCGGCACCAACGTCCTGGGCAAGGGCCATTCCTATGGTGTTTCGGCAATCTACAACCTGCCGGGCGTCGGCGCCTGGGCCAACGCCCTGTCGATCGGCGTGGACTTCAAGGACTTCGACGAGCAGGTCGGCCTGGGCGCCAGCAGCGACAAGGTACCACTCAAGTACGCCCCCATCACCCTGGGCTACACCGGCTACCGCTTCACCGAGCAGGACCAGCTGAGCCTGGGCCTGAGCCTGGTGGCCGGCACCCGCAGCCTGCTGGGCTACGGCAGCGACGACGCCGAGTTCGACTACAAGCGCTACCGCGCCGATTCCAGCTTCGCCGCGCTCAAGGGCGACGGCAGCTACACCTTCGACTTCGCAGGCTCCTGGCAGAGCGCCTCGAAGCTGGCCTTCCAGCTGGCCTCGGGGCCGCTGGTGTCGAACGAGCAGTTCGCCGCCGGCGGTGCCACTTCGGTGCGCGGTTACCTGGCCGCCGAGCGTACCGGGGACGACGGCCTGCTGTTCTCCCAGGAGCTGCGCACCCCATCCATCGGCCGCTATGTCGGCAGCTACATCAGCGATTGGCGCTTCTATCTGTTCGCCGAAGGCGCCCAGCTGCGCCTGCAGGACGCGCTGCCCGAGCAGGACGACCGCTACAGCCTGGCCAGTGCCGGCATCGGCACCCGCGCCACGCTCAACGACTGGCTGTCCGGCAGCGTCGACTGGGCCGTGCCGCTCAAGGACGGCCCCAACACCGACAAGAACGCTTCCCGTGTGCACTTCAGTGTGCAGGCGACCTTCTGACTCATTGACCGGCATCGACCTGGAGACCTCTCATGCAACGCCTGATATTGACCTTGCTGCTGTGCCTGGGCTTCGCCCTGCCGGGCAGCGCCAGCGCCTGGTGGCAGGACGACTGGATGTACCGCAAGCAGATCGCCGTGGACACCACGCCCCAGGGCGCCGGACTGACCCAGGCGCTGGGCCGCACCGCGCTGCTGGTGCGCCTGCACACCGGCAACTTCAGCTTCGACGGCGTCAGCGAGACCGGCGCCGACATCCGCTTCGTCAGCGCCGATGACAAGACCGTGCTCAACCACCATGTCGAGCAGTTCGATCCGCTGATGGGCATGGCGCTGATCTGGGTGGACGTGCCACGCATAGAAGCGGGCCAGCGCCAGGAGCTGTGGATGTACTACGGCAACCCGAAAGCCCAGGCGCCTGCTGGCCAGCCCAGCTTCGACGCCGACTACACCGCGCTCTACCACTTCGACAGTGCCACCGCCCGCGACGCCAGCCCCTATGGCAATCAGCTGCAAGGGCCGACGGTGAGCGTCGACGGCGTGATCGGCCGGGCCATTCAGCTCGGTGGCCAGGGCCTGCAACTGCCGGCCAGCGCCTCGCTGCAACTGCCGGCGGGCGCGGCGTTCACTTTCAGCACCTGGCTGCGCCAGGATCAGGCGGTGGGCGAGCAACTGCTGCTGGCCCGTCGCGAGGCCGGCCACAGCCTGTTGCTGGGCCTGGCCCAGGGCGTGCCTTTCGTCGAGGTTGACGGCCAGCGCGCCAGCGCCAGCCAGGCCGTGAGCGCCGGTCAGTGGCAACACCTGGCACTGGTGGGCGAGGGCGGCAACCTGAGCCTGTTGCTCGAAGGCCAGCCGGTGGCCCGCCTGGCCGCCAGTCTGGCGGCCTTCAACGGTGCCGTCGGCATTGGTGGTGACCTGCCGCCGCCCGAAGGCGAGGTGACCAGCCAGTTCGCGCCTTTTGTCGGCGCCCTGGACGAACTGCGCCTGTCGCGCGTGGCCCGCAGCCAGGCAGGCCTGCAGGCCGATGTACTGGCCCAGGGCGCCGAGTCGCGCCTGGTGGTGTACGGCGTCGACGAGGAACAGTCGGGCTTCGGCTTCGGCGGCCTGGGCTTCCTGCTCAAGGCGGTGCCGGTGGACGCCTGGGTGATCATCGCCATCCTGGTGCTGATGATGGTGCAGTCGTGGGTGATCATGCTACGCAAGCAGCGCACCCTCAGTCGCGTCACCGCCGCCAACACCCGCTTTCGCGAGCGGTTCGCCATGGTCGGCACGCGCCTGGAGCAGTTCGCCGACGATCAGGACCTGCATGGGCGGCTCACCGACTCCTCGCTGTGGCGCCTGTACCTGGTGGCCGTGCAGGAACTGCGCACCCGCCGCGCCCAGGGCGCCGACACCCGCGAAGTGTCCGCGGCCACCATCGAGGCCATCCGCTGCTCCATGGACGGCGTGCGCACCCGCGAGAACCAGGCGTTGTCATCGAAGCTGTCGACCCTGTCCAACGCCATTGCCGGCGGCCCCTACATCGGCCTGCTGGGCACGGTGCTGGGGATCATGGTGGTGTTCCTCGGCACCGCCATGGCCGGCGACGTCAACATCAATGCCATCGCCCCGGGCATGGCCGCGGCGCTGCTGGCCACCGCCATGGGCTTGTTCGTCGCCATCCCCGCGCTGTTCGGCTACAACCGCCTGACCACGCGCAACCGCGAGGTCAGCGCCGACATGCGGGTATTCGTCGACGAGTTCATCACCCGCCTGGCCGAGCTGCACGGCGAGGGCCAGGCCGGTGAAGCGGCGCAGCGCCCGACCGGGCGCAGCGTCAACCCGTCGGTTCCGGCGTGAGGGCACAGCCATGGCATCCGTGAACAACGCCCATGACGACGACACCGACGCCGCGGTCGACAGCATCAACATCACCCCGCTGGTGGACGTGCTGATGGTGGTACTGGTGATGTTCATCCTCACCGCCACTGCGCAGGTTTCCGGGATCCAGGTGCAGCTGCCCAAGGCCAGCGCCACGGTGTCGCTGGCCCAGCCCAAGACCAAGGCGATCTCGATCAACGACGCCGGCCAGGTGTTTCTCGACGCCTATCCGGTGACGCTGCAGGAGCTGGAGGACCGCCTGCGCAGCGAGAAGGCGCGCAACCCCGACTTCCCGCTGATCGTGCGCGGCGACGCGGGCGTGCAGTACCAGAAGGTGGTCGAGGTGCTCGACCTGCTGCGCCGTCTCGAACTGGCCCAGGTCGGGCTGGTTACCGGCAAGCCGAACCAGGGGTGAGGGCAGCCATGGAACGTACAGTCAACCCCCGCCGCCTGCTGACCTGGGCCGTGCTCGCCGTTGCTGGCGCTGGCCTGGCCTGGCTGCTGTGGCAGTGGGCCAACGACATGGCCGGGGTGCGCCGCGAAGCGCCCAAGGTGCCGGCGATCATCCCGCTGCCGCCACCGCCGCCACCACCGCCCGAGCCGCCCAAGGAGCCCGAGCCGCCGGTCGAGGAGAAGATCGTCGAGCCGCAGCCGGTGCCCGAGGCCGAAGAGGTCAAGCCCGCCGAGGAGGCGCCCGATCCGGCCCAGGACCTGGCCGAGCCGATGCAGATGGACGGCGACGCGCAAGCGGGCGGCGACAGCTTCAACGTCGGCGCCGGCAAGGGCGGCGGCATGGCCGGTGGCGGCGGAGGGGGGCTGGGCAGCGGCACCTACAGCCAGTACCTGGCCTACGCCTTCCAGCGCCTGCTGCGCGACAACCCCGAGCTGCGCAACCTGGTGTTCAACCTGCAGGCCGAGATCTGGCTCAGCGCCGCGGGCGAGATCACCCGTGTCGAGCTGCTGCGCGGCAGCGGCGAGCCGGAGGTGGACGCCCAGGTGCTCGCCGCCCTGCGCGGCGCCCGCGCCCTCGACCAGCGCCCGCCCGCCAACCTGACCTTGCCGGTGAAGATCGCCCTGCAGGGGCGCCGGCCATGAACAACGAAGCACGACTGACCCACAGGAGCTGCAAACCCATGAAGTGCCCAGTCAACCGATTGACCCTGGCGCTCGGCCTGCTGGCCGCCGCCACCGCGGTCGGTCCGACCGTCGCCCACGCCGCGCCGTCGGAGAACGCGACCGTCAACCTGATCCGCCTGCTGGTGGAGCAGGGCGTGCTCAAGCAGGACAAGGCCGACGCGCTGATCGCCCAGGCCGAACGCGAAGCTCAGCAGGCGCGGGTCGCCGCCAGCGGCGCGCCGATTGTCGCCCAGGCCCCGGCCGCCAACGGTGAGGTGCGCGTGCAATACGTGCCGGCCATCGTCCGCCAGCAGATCCGCGACGAGATCAAGGCGGAGGTGATGAGCACCGCCAAGCAGGAAAACTGGGCCGCGCCCAACACCTTCCCTGACTGGGCCTCACGCATCAGCTTCGACGGCGATCTGCGTTTGCGCTACGAGTCGCGTTCCTATGCCGATGGCAACAGCAACGAGATCGTCGATTTCGCCAAGCTCAATGAAAAGGGCCCCTACGACGTCAACCCCAACAGCAGCTCAAGCCTGCCTCCGTTGCTCAACACCCGCGAGGATCGCGACAGCCTCCTGCGCCTGCGGGCGCGCTTCGGCCTCAAGGCGCAGCTGGCGGAGAACTGGGTGGCTGGCATCCGCGTCGCCACCGGCTCCAACAACAACCCGGTCTCGACCACCCAGAACCTTGGTGGCGGCTTCGGCAAGAAGGACATCTGGCTCGACCAGGGTTACGTCACCTGGACGCCGAGCGAGCGCCTGACGCTGACCGGCGGGCGGATCGCCAACCCGTTCATGTCCACCGACATCCTGTATTCCCACGACCTCAACTTCGATGGCGTGGCGGCGCTGTTCGACCAGCCGCTGGGCCGCGACCTCAGCCTGTTCGGCACCGTCGGCGCATTCCCTGTGCAATACAGCGACGACAACGCCACCAGCAACGGCCTGGATAAGGAAGACAGCGACAACAAGTGGCTGTACGGCGCGCAGTTGGGCGCGAAATGGGCGCTCAACGACAGCAATCGACTCAAGGGCGCGATGGCCTATTACCGCTTCGACGATATCGCCGGCGAGCGCTCCAGCCCTTGCGCCCCGTGGGATGGCCAGCCGGGCTGCGACAGCGACGAATCCCGGCCGACCTTCATGCAGAAGGGCAACACCGTGTTCCTGCTCCGCGACATCACGCCGAATCCGGCCAACCCGGCGGCCACGCCGCAGCCGCAATTCGTCGGCATCGCCTCGGAGTTTGAGCTGCTTGATTTGAACCTGGTGTGGGACGCCGACCTGCCCCATGACTTCAAGCTGCGCAGCCAGGCCAACTACGTCCACAACCTGGCCTACGACGAGGGCGACATGCGCAAGCGTTCGGCGGGACAACTGGCCAACAACGTCGACGAGAACGGCAACCTCAAGAGCGGCGGCGATGCCTGGATGCTCCAGTTCACCCTGGGCAACGCCCTGGACATGCGCAAGGCCGGCGACTGGAACCTGTTCGCCGGCTACAAGCGCATCGAGCCCGACGCGCTGCCGGACGGCTTCAACGACTCGAGCTTCCACCTCGGCGGCACCAACGCCAAGGGTTATTTCCTCGGTGGCAACTACGGCCTGGCCGACAACGTCTACGCTACAGCCCGTTGGTTGAGCAGCGAGGCGGTCTACGGCGCGCCGTTTGACATCGATGTGCTACAACTTGAAGTCAACACTCGGTTCTAGGGAAGGAGCACGGGCATGAACAAGGGAGCTTATCGCCACCGCTGCGCCTGGTTGATGCTGGCCCTGGGCGCAAGCCTGGCGGCCTCGGCGTCGGCCGAAACCCTCGAGGAACGTCTGCGCACCCAACTGCGCAGCACCACGCAACAGCTGCAGGCCCTGCAGAGCGAGCAAGCCCAGGCCAGCGCCGCCCGCCAGGCGGCCGAGCAGCAGCGTGACGCTGCTCAAGGCCAGGTACGCGAACTGACCGCGCAACTGGCCAAGGCCCGCGGCCAGAGCGAGCAACTGGCTGGCCAGCAACAGGCCGTGCACAGCCAGGCCCAGGCGCTGGTGGCCAGCAGCAACGAACAACTGCACAAGTACAAGCAGGCCTATGACGAGCTGCTGGCGATGGCGCGCGCCAAGGAAAGCGAGCGCGCCACCCTGCAGGCGCAACTGGGCGAGCGTGACAGCCAGGTGCAGCAATGCCAGGCCCGCAACCAGCAGATGTACGGGGTGGCCAAGGAGATGCTGGCCGCCTACGAGAAGGTCGATATCGCCGATGTCATGAAGATGCGCCAGCCCTTCGCCGGTGGTGCCCGGGTCAAGTTCGAGGAGCTGGCCCAG
This window of the Pseudomonas mosselii genome carries:
- a CDS encoding DUF2341 domain-containing protein gives rise to the protein MQRLILTLLLCLGFALPGSASAWWQDDWMYRKQIAVDTTPQGAGLTQALGRTALLVRLHTGNFSFDGVSETGADIRFVSADDKTVLNHHVEQFDPLMGMALIWVDVPRIEAGQRQELWMYYGNPKAQAPAGQPSFDADYTALYHFDSATARDASPYGNQLQGPTVSVDGVIGRAIQLGGQGLQLPASASLQLPAGAAFTFSTWLRQDQAVGEQLLLARREAGHSLLLGLAQGVPFVEVDGQRASASQAVSAGQWQHLALVGEGGNLSLLLEGQPVARLAASLAAFNGAVGIGGDLPPPEGEVTSQFAPFVGALDELRLSRVARSQAGLQADVLAQGAESRLVVYGVDEEQSGFGFGGLGFLLKAVPVDAWVIIAILVLMMVQSWVIMLRKQRTLSRVTAANTRFRERFAMVGTRLEQFADDQDLHGRLTDSSLWRLYLVAVQELRTRRAQGADTREVSAATIEAIRCSMDGVRTRENQALSSKLSTLSNAIAGGPYIGLLGTVLGIMVVFLGTAMAGDVNINAIAPGMAAALLATAMGLFVAIPALFGYNRLTTRNREVSADMRVFVDEFITRLAELHGEGQAGEAAQRPTGRSVNPSVPA
- a CDS encoding ExbD/TolR family protein, whose amino-acid sequence is MASVNNAHDDDTDAAVDSINITPLVDVLMVVLVMFILTATAQVSGIQVQLPKASATVSLAQPKTKAISINDAGQVFLDAYPVTLQELEDRLRSEKARNPDFPLIVRGDAGVQYQKVVEVLDLLRRLELAQVGLVTGKPNQG
- a CDS encoding energy transducer TonB family protein, producing the protein MERTVNPRRLLTWAVLAVAGAGLAWLLWQWANDMAGVRREAPKVPAIIPLPPPPPPPPEPPKEPEPPVEEKIVEPQPVPEAEEVKPAEEAPDPAQDLAEPMQMDGDAQAGGDSFNVGAGKGGGMAGGGGGGLGSGTYSQYLAYAFQRLLRDNPELRNLVFNLQAEIWLSAAGEITRVELLRGSGEPEVDAQVLAALRGARALDQRPPANLTLPVKIALQGRRP
- a CDS encoding putative porin; translated protein: MKCPVNRLTLALGLLAAATAVGPTVAHAAPSENATVNLIRLLVEQGVLKQDKADALIAQAEREAQQARVAASGAPIVAQAPAANGEVRVQYVPAIVRQQIRDEIKAEVMSTAKQENWAAPNTFPDWASRISFDGDLRLRYESRSYADGNSNEIVDFAKLNEKGPYDVNPNSSSSLPPLLNTREDRDSLLRLRARFGLKAQLAENWVAGIRVATGSNNNPVSTTQNLGGGFGKKDIWLDQGYVTWTPSERLTLTGGRIANPFMSTDILYSHDLNFDGVAALFDQPLGRDLSLFGTVGAFPVQYSDDNATSNGLDKEDSDNKWLYGAQLGAKWALNDSNRLKGAMAYYRFDDIAGERSSPCAPWDGQPGCDSDESRPTFMQKGNTVFLLRDITPNPANPAATPQPQFVGIASEFELLDLNLVWDADLPHDFKLRSQANYVHNLAYDEGDMRKRSAGQLANNVDENGNLKSGGDAWMLQFTLGNALDMRKAGDWNLFAGYKRIEPDALPDGFNDSSFHLGGTNAKGYFLGGNYGLADNVYATARWLSSEAVYGAPFDIDVLQLEVNTRF